The following are encoded together in the Vigna unguiculata cultivar IT97K-499-35 chromosome 2, ASM411807v1, whole genome shotgun sequence genome:
- the LOC114173041 gene encoding receptor-like protein kinase FERONIA, with the protein MQRIMNAVICSGYIFILYLINPQLVAVADDGSYVPTENIVLSCGSKTSEFVQYDGRNWNGDIVSPYVPSDADTKSQAVRAPNTLQSIPEVPYMTARIFHSEFTYTFNVTPGPKFIRLHFYPASYINLNISNAFLSVSAANFTLLHNFSASLNADYFNLAYFIKEFIVHVSGSVLQLTFYPSYNSSYAFAFVNGIEVVSMPLNLYTMGGDDAPLPLVGHDQDVVNIYNDSAMETLYRLNVGGEQISPKYDTGMFRSWDTDEVYFLGGNVEVRPFNMRMLILYSDNAPPYSAPADVYRISRSMAPFQNPLITLNYNMTWFFPVDSGFLYLVRLHFCEIYQGITKINQVVFTVFLNNQTADEQFDIIAWGGEPGAAVHQDYVVMIPHVNEGKQDLWLDLHPYKDSKPMYYTSFLNGVEIFKLSNFGDKSLAGLNPPKSLLSGTAVKGPHVPHFNKSSKKLKFVLIGCGLLAVVLPILLCLLLFRLKVINLRRVVSWCGLTVHTPNRIEKAKKWLLCTQFSMREIKLWTNDFHEDLLIGSGGFGNVYKGSFTGGTTYVAIKRANLMSEQGVSEFETEILLLSQLRHHNLVSLLGYCNEDGEMILVYEFMANGSLHHHLHLTQRDESPLGWIQRLEICIGVARGLHYLHTGTKHRIIHRDIKTTNILLDHNWVPKISDFGLSKAGYPSLVTTNVKGSIGYLDPECYERHKLSEKSDIYSLGVVLLEVLTARPAVSVGEDDDEHVNLAEWTMSCVENGNVEQIVDPKLKEKIIKECFELYLGVAMKCLAERGAERPSIGEVLENLVLAMHLQKNEGSVSDGKDNAVLHGNSDLTPGVEFSEIMMPVAR; encoded by the coding sequence ATGCAGAGAATTATGAACGCTGTCATATGTTCGGGTTACATTTTTATCTTGTATCTCATAAACCCACAACTAGTTGCAGTTGCTGATGATGGCAGTTATGTTCCTACAGAGAACATAGTTCTCAGCTGCGGCTCCAAAACATCAGAATTTGTGCAATATGATGGCCGGAATTGGAATGGTGACATTGTTTCACCGTATGTTCCCTCTGATGCTGACACCAAGTCTCAGGCAGTGAGAGCCCCTAACACTCTTCAATCCATTCCTGAAGTTCCCTATATGACTGCAAGGATCTTTCACTCTGAATTCACCTACACTTTCAATGTAACCCCAGGTCCCAAATTCATTCGTCTTCACTTCTACCCAGCTTCCTACATCAATCTCAACATCTCCAATGCTTTCTTATCAGTAAGTGCTGCTAACTTCACTCTTCTCCATAACTTCAGTGCTTCCCTCAACGCTGATTACTTCAACTTGGCCTATTTCATCAAAGAATTCATTGTGCATGTTAGTGGGAGTGTTTTACAACTCACTTTCTACCCATCATATAATTCCTCTTATGCCTTTGCATTTGTCAATGGGATTGAAGTCGTTTCAATGCCACTTAATTTATACACGATGGGTGGTGATGATGCTCCTCTTCCTTTAGTTGGCCACGATCAAGATGTTGTGAACATTTATAATGACTCTGCCATGGAAACCTTGTACAGATTGAATGTAGGAGGTGAGCAAATCTCACCCAAATATGACACGGGCATGTTTCGGAGTTGGGACACCGATGAAGTTTACTTTTTAGGGGGTAATGTTGAAGTTAGACCTTTTAATATGAGAATGCTGATTTTGTATTCTGATAATGCTCCACCATATTCAGCCCCAGCAGATGTCTACCGCATATCCCGCTCAATGGCTCCATTTCAAAATCCACTTATCACATTAAATTACAATATGACATGGTTTTTTCCCGTTGATTCTGGTTTCCTTTATCTTGTCAGGCTTCACTTCTGTGAAATTTATCAAGGTATAACAAAGATCAATCAGGTAGTTTTTAccgtatttttaaataatcaaacaGCTGATGAACAATTTGATATAATTGCTTGGGGTGGGGAGCCCGGAGCTGCTGTACACCAAGACTACGTAGTGATGATTCCACATGTTAATGAAGGAAAGCAGGATTTGTGGCTTGATCTGCACCCATACAAGGATTCCAAACCCATGTACTATACTTCTTTCTTGAATGGTGTGGAGATCTTTAAACTTAGCAACTTCGGTGATAAGAGTCTTGCAGGACTAAACCCTCCCAAAAGCCTCTTGTCTGGAACAGCTGTAAAGGGTCCCCATGTTCcacattttaataaaagttcTAAGAAACTCAAGTTCGTCCTCATTGGATGTGGACTTCTTGCAGTGGTGCTACCAATTCTCCTTTGCTTACTCCTATTCAGGTTAAAGGTGATCAACCTTAGAAGGGTCGTTTCATGGTGCGGTCTCACTGTGCACACACCTAATCGAATTGAAAAGGCAAAGAAGTGGTTACTGTGCACTCAATTTTCAATGCGAGAGATAAAATTGTGGACAAATGACTTCCATGAGGATTTACTTATAGGCAGTGGTGGATTTGGCAATGTTTACAAGGGTAGCTTCACTGGTGGCACAACTTACGTGGCCATTAAACGTGCCAATCTAATGTCAGAGCAAGGTGTTTCAGAATTTGAGACGGAGATCCTTTTGCTCTCACAACTTAGGCATCATAACCTGGTCTCACTTTTGGGTTATTGCAATGAGGATGGGGAGATGATATTGGTGTATGAGTTCATGGCCAATGGAAGTctacatcatcatcttcatctgaCGCAGAGAGATGAATCCCCTTTGGGTTGGATTCAACGTCTTGAGATATGCATTGGAGTTGCAAGGGGTTTGCACTACCTTCACACTGGCACAAAGCACAGGATCATCCACCGCGACATCAAGACAACAAACATACTCTTAGATCACAACTGGGTGCCCAAAATTTCAGATTTTGGGTTGTCAAAAGCAGGTTACCCTTCCTTAGTCACCACCAACGTGAAGGGTAGCATTGGTTACCTTGATCCCGAGTGCTATGAAAGGCACAAGTTGTCTGAGAAATCTGATATATACTCACTTGGGGTGGTGTTATTGGAGGTTCTCACTGCAAGGCCTGCTGTAAGTGTAggtgaagatgatgatgagCATGTTAACTTGGCTGAATGGACTATGTCGTGCGTTGAGAATGGCAACGTGGAGCAAATAGTTGACCCcaaattgaaagaaaagataataaagGAGTGCTTTGAGTTATATTTAGGAGTTGCAATGAAATGTTTGGCTGAAAGAGGGGCGGAGAGGCCATCCATTGGTGAAGTGCTAGAGAACCTTGTTCTTGCAATGCATCTTCAGAAAAACGAAGGCAGTGTCTCAGATGGAAAAGATAATGCTGTTCTGCATGGTAATTCAGATTTGACACCTGGGGTTGAGTTCTCTGAAATCATGATGCCTGTTGCTCGGTGA